One window from the genome of Osmerus eperlanus chromosome 3, fOsmEpe2.1, whole genome shotgun sequence encodes:
- the pth2ra gene encoding parathyroid hormone 2 receptor a: MGNFLMWNLQILLLCWTLVEAQVGPDGALTAQEQMYILYDIKLQCHQNLSTHDPADDLCPPGWDGLICWPQGFSGAVSKVPCPIYVYDFNHKGHAYRKCDVNGSWVFVESWNRTWANYSECLQFLQPNSKEEKQEFFERLYVMYTVGYAVSFSSLLVAIFIIGYFRRLHCTRNYIHMHLFVSFMLRAVSIFVKDRVVHKSAGLQEFDAALMDNLKSVSMAPLDNSQYIGCKVTVFLFIYFLATNYYWILVEGLYLHSLIFMAFLSDTKYLWGFTLIGWGVPALFVAAWAVVRATLADARCWELSAGNIKWIYQVPILTAIGLNFILFVNIVRVLATKIRETNAGRYDTRKQYRKLAKSTLVLVLVFGVHYIVFVGMPHTFEGLSWEVRMYFELFFNSFQGFFVSIIYCYCNGEVQTEIKKTWTRWNLAFDWKGPVVCGSYRYGSVLTGLNNNSTSSQSQLAGGGPPTRSSTLFSSRVYRSSGPPTLSTHASLPGYVLSNSDPDSLHPSIPEEPEDCEAKQVDDISLKESLPVLNSSTTADDDEETL, translated from the exons ATGACCTGTGCCCCCCAGGATGGGACGGCCTGATCTGCTGGCCTCAGGGCTTTTCTGGAGCTGTCAGCAAGGTCCCCTGTCCTATCTATGTCTACGACTTCAACCACAAAG GACACGCCTACAGGAAGTGTGATGTGAATGGGTCCTGGGTATTTGTGGAGAGCTGGAACAGGACATGGGCCAACTACTCTGAGTGTCTGCAATTCCTGCAGCCAAACAGCAAGGAAGAGAAA CAGGAGTTCTTTGAGCGTCTGTATGTGATGTACACTGTGGGCTATGCTGTGTCCTTCAGCTCTCTACTTGTGGCCATCTTCATCATTGGATACTTCAG ACGTCTTCACTGTACAAGGAATTACATCCACATGCACCTGTTTGTGTCCTTTATGCTACGAGCGGTGAGCATCTTTGTCAAAGACAGGGTGGTCCATAAGAGTGCTGGCCTACAAGAGTTTGACGCTGCACTTATGGATAACCTCAAATCAGTCTCCATGGCACCACTGGACAACTCTCAGTAT ATTGGGTGTAAGGTCACAGTGTTTTTGTTTATCTACTTCCTGGCGACCAACTACTACTGGATCCTGGTGGAGGGCCTCTACCTCCACAGCCTAATCTTCATGGCCTTTCTCTCGGACACCAAGTACCTGTGGGGCTTCACCCTCATTGGCTGGG GTGTTCCTGCTCTGTTTGTAGCCGCATGGGCGGTTGTCCGGGCAACGCTGGCAGATGCACG GTGTTGGGAGTTAAGTGCTGGGAACATTAAGTGGATTTACCAGGTCCCCATTTTGACAGCCATCGGG TTGAACTTTATCCTGTTTGTAAACATTGTGCGAGTGCTGGCTACAAAGATCAGGGAAACCAACGCAGGCAGATATGACACAAGGAAACAATACAG GAAGCTTGCCAAGTCCacgctggtgctggtgctggtgtttGGGGTCCACTACATCGTGTTTGTGGGGATGCCCCACACTTTTGAGGGCCTGAGCTGGGAAGTCAGAATGTACTTTGAGCTATTCTTCAACTCCTTCCAG GGTTTCTTTGTGTCCATCATCTACTGCTACtgcaatggagag GTCCAGACAGAGATCAAGAAGACCTGGACGCGCTGGAACCTGGCGTTTGACTGGAAGGGTCCTGTGGTCTGTGGCAGCTACCGCTACGGCTCCGTCCTCACCGGcctcaacaacaacagcaccaGCAGCCAATCCCAGCTGGCCGGTGGCGGCCCGCCCACCCGttcctccaccctcttctccAGCCGGGTGTACCGCAGCAGTGGGCCCCCGACGCTGAGCACTCACGCCTCCCTGCCTGGCTACGTTCTCAGCAACTCGGACCCGGacagcctccacccctccatcccggAGGAGCCGGAAGACTGCGAGGCCAAGCAGGTGGACGACATCTCCCTGAAGGAGTCCCTCCCCGTCCTCAACAGCAGCACCACAGCAGACGACGATGAGGAGACGCtttag